GAATATTATGGATAATTCCCGTTTCGAAGCCGATCGGAGCAACCCTTAGCATGAAAAAAAATAAAGAGGATAACGACAAGAATAAAGAGATGCGGGAACTGATCGCACGCCAGCTTCTGCTTTTGGGAGAAGATCCCCTGCGGGATGGCCTGGCGAGAACCCCTGAGCGGGTACAAAAGGCGCTGGAATTCTTTACGCAGGGGTACAAACAGGATTTAAAAGAAATCCTGAATGACGCGCTCTTTGACATCGAATACGAAGAAATGCTGATTGTCAGAGACATTGATTTTTTTAGCCTCTGCGAACACCACCTCCTTCCGTTTTTCGGAAAGTGCCATGTCGCCTATATTCCAAGTAAAAAAGTCATCGGATTAAGCAAGCTTCCGCGGATCGTTGAAGTGTTCAGCCGGCGCCTGCAGGTGCAGGAACGTCTAACCAAGCAGATCGCCGAAGCCATTCAGGAAACGATTTCACCTTTAGGGGTCGGGGTGGTGATGAAAGCCCAGCACCTCTGTATGATGATGCGGGGCGTTGAAAAACAAAACACCCTGGCGGTTTCCAGCGCCATGCTCGGTTCTTTCCGAAAAGACCAAAAAACCAGAGATGAGTTTCTAAACCTCATCAATAGCGTCCCCCATTAATCTTCTTTCAAAAGGACCAAGCCTATGAGTGTTGACGCCGTCATGAGATTCCTCCATTTTCTGGGTTTTATCACCTGGGTCGGGGGAATGATGTTTCAACTTGTTGCCCTTCAGCCCTTTTTAAAGACCCAGGAACTTCCGGTTCGGCTCCCTCTCCTGTTCCCGATCATCAGGAGGTTTTTAATGATGACCTGGGCTTCAATTAC
The window above is part of the Nitrospirota bacterium genome. Proteins encoded here:
- the folE gene encoding GTP cyclohydrolase I FolE, with translation MKKNKEDNDKNKEMRELIARQLLLLGEDPLRDGLARTPERVQKALEFFTQGYKQDLKEILNDALFDIEYEEMLIVRDIDFFSLCEHHLLPFFGKCHVAYIPSKKVIGLSKLPRIVEVFSRRLQVQERLTKQIAEAIQETISPLGVGVVMKAQHLCMMMRGVEKQNTLAVSSAMLGSFRKDQKTRDEFLNLINSVPH